The following nucleotide sequence is from bacterium.
GGAAGAAAGCCCAACGAGAAGTCAGAAGGCTGCAAGTGCGTATCGCAAAGGCTGTAATCCTACAAGGATCCCAGTCGGGCAACGCTTACAATATTTCTTTTTTGTCATTCCCGCCCCTGCTTCCGCAGGGGTAACCCCTGATTTAATCAGGGGCAGCGGGAATCCATATTCAGACAATTCTGGATTCCTGCTTTCCCTGATTAAATCAGGGA
It contains:
- a CDS encoding reverse transcriptase N-terminal domain-containing protein translates to MAEIAGALKDEAERWNSIVWKKAQREVRRLQVRIAKAVILQGSQSGNAYNISFLSFPPLLPQG